The genome window tcgatgggtctgaatactttcagaatgcactgtatgcagCCTTTATCTTATAGAACTGCGTAACTTGAAGTTTCTCTTTTCCGATCCGtttctgtacctctctccctcttctgtgTGCAGTGTGAGGGCCAGAGGAACAAGCTGGTGGCATGTGATGGGAATGAGATTGATACCATGTTTGTGGACcgcaggagagaagaaggacTGCACGGACAGACTCTGGTAAGGACCTGCACTAGGCTCTATGAACCATCAGAACTACATTACCCATGTTTCCCTGCGAGGTCTGTAGTGTTGGCTGTATATTGTAGGTGATCTGCTGTGAGGGGAATGCAGGCTTCTATGAGGTGGGCTGTATGAACACTCCATTGGAAGGTAAGGAACCTCTGACACTTTTACACATCAAATACTTCTTTCCTACTTACCATCTTTCGTTGTGAAGATCACTGTTCATACATGGTGGTTAACATATTCCTTAACCTGTTAAATTTAAACTAGAGCAGTATAAAGCCGTTTCTGTCTGTGTTGCAGGTGGATACTCAGTGCTTGGCTGGAACCACCCTGGCTTTGCAGGAAGCACGGTAAGCCTTAGTGTCCCTCACTTGTCCCCATCACGCGTTTCTGTGAACTTACCAGCATATTTCAACGGCATTATTAGGCAAGTTTGTCTTATGTGGAAAGTCTGGTTTGTCTACACGTGTCATTCATAGAGAAGGTTGGAAGACGCACAGTGTTCTGGGTTCAAATCCCACAGGGGACCAGCAAGTAAAAGTAGGAAAATGTATccaatcactctggataagagcttccgCTAAGTTACTGAAATCTAAATGTCTGTGTTAGCAGCAGATTTGTTTCCGTCTCAGAATGTGCGTTGACATGAAAGTAAATGTAAAACAACAACTCTTCGTTCCCCTATCCACTCCCTTATTTCTCTCAGGGCGTACCGTTCCCCCAGAACGAGGCCAATGCCATGGATGTAGTGATCCAGTTTGCAGTGCACAAGCTGGGCTTCCAGCTCAGTGACATAATGGTGTATGCCTGGTCCATAGGGGGATTCACAGGTAGGGACCAAACTGGTATAAGCAATTTTGTCTGGCCCAAGTCTGTTCTGGGAATGAGTTGACCAATTTCACCAACATATTGTAAGCACCACTTCTTtatttctcccccttctcttcattttctctccatctcactcttctCGCCCACCCTCTCTCCgcactctcctcccttctctctccccctcccctctcatatttccttttctctttctctgtctatatatttctctctgtctctcagccagTTGGGCTGTGATGTCCTATCCAGAGATCCAAGCGCTGGTATTGGACGCCTCCTTTGATGACCTGCTTCCGCTGGCCCTCAAGGTCATGCCCGACAGCTGGAGTGAGTCTCTCGCAGGGGTCATAGGTCAAGGCGTGGGGAAAAAAAGTGATTTCATATAAACAAATGTGTTGTGTACACTTTTTTTTTCCTATTATGAGATATATTCTATaagaatatatatttatattaagaAGTGAATACAGTCACTTTGGATAAGAGCTTCTAAAGGCCTGAGGTGTGTGTCTTTGTACGGGCTGTGTTTGGTTCAGGATCTGACAATGAAAATGGTGTGTTTCAGGGCCTCTGGTGACACACACAGTCAGGCAGTACATGAACCTCAACAGCGCAGAACAGCTCTGCAAGTAAGTGCAACACTCTTTACTCACACAAACACTTTACACGTGTGTGTGACTGACACGAACATATCATCCATGGAAAATATTGTGTACATTTATTTGAATTGAATCACGTTTTGACAGCATcccatttgatttgaacaaaacaTTCCGTGTATGTTTACCCATGGAAGAAGTGGTCGGAAAGGGActttttgacctgaatgccaaaacattcaggaaAATAAAGGTGCCCAAATTTGACCTATTTTGCATATCCTACCATACTATCAgatatccatgtcttcatcacagGAAAATTTTAACTTTTGAGTTTGATATAAATTAAAAGCttaacagggttgtcaaactattgTATGAATTCTAGATGTTACATTTTTTCCCAACCTTTTTTAAAGGGTAGGAAGCATGAATTTTAACTCTCCATATAACAAGTGTGGTCGGACTAAGTAGCTTAGTTGTAGTAATGATCTGGTTGCCTATAAGTACAAACATATAGTTATGTTTTTGGGTTATTACATTTTAACTTATTTCTGAATAACTTCTAAACTACCCACAATGCACTATTTCTCAACGTCATATGGAGGATATACTCTGTGCTATGGAGTTTGTTTTCTAGTTCGGTAGCTATCTCAAGCTGGCTCATGTTATTCAACCAAACCTGCTTCCTCTAATTGTGTAgtatctggtctgttctactTTTTTTATTTTGTGAACTTTTCAGAATGTTCTGTGAAGTAGGCTACAGGAGTTTTGTAACTTTTTCCACCTTGGCTTAgtgcagtggttcttaaccttgttggaggtactgaaccccaccagtttcatatgcgcattcatcgaacccttcttaattggagaaataaaatgtgatttttttcaaattcaaaacattggtactggtgcacaaaatgaaccgtgcaacATCACTGatttcaaagaacaaaatcatcaaaacatgattttcacacacaaataaaaacataataatgaatatttactgcaaatcagtgtgacttctgctgttgcctttcagagaccagttcagaaatgcgcggcttcaccttggcaagtgccactctcatgtcatttttgcaagtctgttccttttcttcgtttttatgtccagccTACTcacaaagatatgttgtaacaaacggtatgaaaatctccagagctttcttagaAATAACAGGGTAcattaccatttgttgacaccaaaacgttgattgcacatattgcacttttactttcttttccaacacttagtttttgcattatttaaaccaaattgaacgtttcatcatttatttttttaaagttaaaataagtgttcattcagtattgttgtaattgtcattattacaaataaataaataaaaatctgttGACCTCTAGCTAATAGAGCTccaacgccccccccccccccccctcttgcctCGTGAATGACATcattactggttactggttacagcTATATTAAATAAGCTACTTCTATGTAAATGATGTTGATCAGTACAATAAAATAAGTCCCAAATGGAAGGGAAACTCATCTGTAGTCccatgaaatcagccaagacaagCTCAACTTGTCTTGTtcgaaggggtacgggactattaaaaagtttgggaaccactggagtagatgaagggggggggagacgggttaaagaaggattttaagccttgagacaattgaggcatAGATTGTGTAtctgtgtcattcagagggtgaatgggaaagacaacagATTATACTGCCTTTTCCAcgatcaacagtttcccatgtgtatcaagaatggtccaccacccaaaggacatccagccaacttgaatcAAGACGGGCCACATACCTGTGGAATGATTTCATCACCTTatggagtccatgccctgacgaattgaggctgttctgagggggggctcaatattaggaaggtgttctcaatgttttgtacactgtgtataggCCTAGGTTACTActtgatttacccagtttatcaatCATTCAAATAAATTTCCATTATGTGAATAATTAGTCAAATTGATTGTATAATTGATTAATTCATCCATACATAGCCGTCTCTGAAAAATGTTACAGTAAAAACTGTCAAATCTAATGATTTTGAATTTAAAAGATGCTCAACGATTGACAGTAGTCAGTAGCTGAGTTTCTGTATCAAGTGCCATTCTGACTGGCTAATATTCATTTTTTGATGTTGAGAAACATGATGGCATCTGTATTGAAGTCAATTCTGGTATTGTGACCTACTGTATTCAAGACCATGTCTCACCTGAGGGTGGGCACAACACAGAAACTTCAGATGTAAAGTAGGATATAAGCTACAATGTATACAAATATGAAGAACAAAAGTTTTACAAGTTTTTAGATAATTGTGTTTAAGTATAAAATAGTTGGTTTTAAATATCAATTACAActatcttttccagtgatgaagacaagGATGTGTGGTATGGTGGGATATGCAAATTAGTTAAACTTTGAGCACCTTTATTCTCCTGAATGTTGGCAAGTAGGTCCAAAAGGACACGTTCTGAACACTTTAACAAAGgggaaaaatatatatgtatgggAGGTCAAAAGGGGTGCTGTTTTACCCGATGGGAGATTTTGTGACCCAAACACTCGTTCTTTCTTAGGTACCAGGGACCAGTGCTTCTGATCAGAAGAACCAAAGATGAGATCATTACCACCACGTGAGTCACTATGAAGGCATGAATAACGAAAAGGGCCCGTTCAGATTAGATATGCACTGGTAAATCTAGGTAGACTGGTTTCACTGACTGACTTGTTTCAGGGGTCCAGAAGACATCATGTCCAACAGAGGAAACAACCTCCTGCTCAAACTTCTGCAGTTCAGGTCGGTTCTCAGTCTCCAAGACCTCTCACAggctgtgtatgtctatgtacacactgtccactacagacctgatTATCCACAACCTCCCACAGACAGCTACGGTGTTGCCTTGTACCATATACATACACTAGGAACAGAGAGTGAGCGCTGTGTTTCTGTTCAAACCCTTTCTGATGTCATATCTTCAGGTACCCCAAGGTGATGACAGACGATGGAGTCCGGGCCATCAGAGCATGGCTGGTAGCCTCCAACCACGTAGAAGAGGCAGCGGTGTACAGTAGCTATGAGGTGGATGATGActggtgtgtgtctgtactgcaGTCGTATAAGACGGAGAGAGACGTTTTCTTCCCCTGGAGCGTTGGTAAGACTGCTCCTCAAATGACCACACCATTACAGCTGTTTGATTTAGATTAGAATCTCCCTAGATGAATTACCTGATGGAATTTATTTTGGTCTTTGTCCTTTTATCAAAAGGGTTTGTTCACTGCCCCTTAGACGCTCCTTTCTGCCAGAggtagtaaaagtaaagataccttaatttaAAATGACCCAGTAAAAGTCTAGAAGTATCAGATTTTAAATggtaaattgtcatacttgagtaaaagtacaaagtaaatgctatacatcaaaCCAGATGACACAATTAACTTTTTTTGACAGCCAGGGGCACCTGCAACACTCGGACATTTACAttcagtgagtccgccagatcagaggcagtagggatgaccagggacgttctgtgtagtgagtcctccagatcagagacagtagggatgaccagggacgttctgtgtagtgagtcctccagatcagaggcagtagggatgaccagggacgttctgtgtagtgagtcctccagatcagaggcagtagggatgaccagggacgttctgtgtagtgagtcctccagatcagaggcagtagggatgaccagggacgttctcttgatgtgtgtgaattggacctttttcctgtcctgctaagcattcaaattgtaactagtacttttgggtctctgggaaaatgtatggagtaaaaatgacaattttctttaggaatgtagtgaagtacaGAGACTCCAAAAAACTACTTtaatactttacaccactgctctcTGAGATTGTATCTATATATTTCTTTAACTacgtaagtcagttaagaacaaattcttatttacaatgacggcctaccaacaGGCCCCttgtggggacgggggctgggattaaaaataggacaaaacacaacactgcataaagagaccTAAAACAACCTATATAAACACGTGTCATTTTGAAGCCTTTCCTGTTTTGTCAGGTGAGGACATGACACTGGAGGGAAGACGACAGCTGGCTCTCTTCCTGGTGAGAAACAACTTCTTCCACTTTACCACATGACTTGCGTTCTACATCTGATTCCCTTTTATATGTTAAGGTGGCAAGTGGGCTTCCGTAAGACAAAATCTACAGATTAATTTATTGGGAATGTTATCTCCTatattgcccccccccccgtccccccCCATCTGTTTCATcacttgttccctctctcttctcaggCACGGAAGTACATGCGGAACTTCGACTCAACTCACTGCACTCCTCTCCCTTACTCTGAATTCGCTGCCCCTTGGGGACTGTAAGTGTTGACGGATGGATAGAAACGAGAAGCAAAGATGCAGGCGACACCAACCAATCAGAAGAGGTATACAGAGCATGGATTGAATGTGTATCTATGGGAGGTGTTCAAGGCAGCTACACCCAGACTG of Oncorhynchus gorbuscha isolate QuinsamMale2020 ecotype Even-year linkage group LG15, OgorEven_v1.0, whole genome shotgun sequence contains these proteins:
- the LOC123997878 gene encoding phosphatidylserine lipase ABHD16A-like, encoding MAGWMWFRCFLGPHLQRVHRSQEESRPEGRAGRRGWTYQPKSLEKHTDSILGWASALWSLSYYSSPLLLCYLYRKGYICSSKLVPVSQYVGTVMVCLLGVAFLRGWGRWRNSEYQQFISILEETRKNHTPSNKKKLACYDFDFSHWPADFSWEEVSNPKLLSKAGVSLLKPEPKLRGAADSVFNSLRTLPCHIVSFLIAHSFGRRILYPGSVYLLQRAMRPMLQQGQARLIEECEGQRNKLVACDGNEIDTMFVDRRREEGLHGQTLVICCEGNAGFYEVGCMNTPLEGGYSVLGWNHPGFAGSTGVPFPQNEANAMDVVIQFAVHKLGFQLSDIMVYAWSIGGFTASWAVMSYPEIQALVLDASFDDLLPLALKVMPDSWRPLVTHTVRQYMNLNSAEQLCKYQGPVLLIRRTKDEIITTTGPEDIMSNRGNNLLLKLLQFRYPKVMTDDGVRAIRAWLVASNHVEEAAVYSSYEVDDDWCVSVLQSYKTERDVFFPWSVGEDMTLEGRRQLALFLARKYMRNFDSTHCTPLPYSEFAAPWGL